CCTGAACCAACTGGCAATGCAATTTTTTCAAAGAAAATATCTATAGCACTAACCGTTGCTGTTAAAGCTAAAAATACAGAAGTAAGTACCATTTTATAAATAAGTCTTCTTCTAGACATTTTAAACTCAATAGATAATTTAAATTCGTTTTTTTCAATATGATCATGTTGACCTCTATCATCAAAATGATGTATACCATGATAATGATCTTCTTTTTTATGCTCCAAATTGTTAATTTCTTCTTCCTCAAGCAGACTTATATCTTTTAAGTAAGTCCCATATTCTTTTTTATTCTTTTTCATGTTTCTCCTAATTTATAAAAATTATAAATAAGATTTTTAACTTTTTCAAGTAAATATTAAAAAATAAATTAATATAAGATAAAATAAAAAAAGAAAAGAGGAAATTAATATGTCAAAAAACAATGTATTAGATATGATCGTTGAAATTCCTAAAGGTTCATCTAATAAATATGAAGTAGATGCAAAAACTGGAAGAATTATTTTGGATAGAGTTTTATATGGAGCTAACTTTTATCCAGGTGAATATGGAATGGTTGAAAACACACTTGATTGAGATGGAGATCCATTAGATGTTATTAGTTTATGTACATACCCAACAATGCCAGGTGTTCAAGTAAGCGTTAGAATCTTAGGTTCAATAAAAATGATTGATGCGGGAGAAATTGATACTAAACTATTTGGAGTATTTAACGATGACCCAAGATTTAGTTCTTATGAAAAATTAGAAGATGTACCTCAACATTTACGTGATGAAATTGAAAACTTCTTCTTACAATACAAAGCTTTACAAAAAAAATCAGTAAAAATCAATGGTTGAGGAACTTTAGAAGAGGCAATCGAAGAATTACATGAATGTAAAGAAAGATTTGCTGAATACAAAGACAGACTTGAAGCTGGTGAAAGAGACTTAATCTTAGCTGAGTGAAAAGCAAAAGGAATTGGACAAGGATAATTTAAACAACTTTAAGTTGTTTTTTTTATTTAGCACAAAGAAAAAAACATAAATAAGATATTAATAATGCATTAGATTATCTTCAACTCATGAAAAATAGCTTAAGTCAAAAAACTTAAGCTACCTTCATTTTTTTATTTGTCTATTTTTAAATATTTTTTTATTTTAAAAATTTCAATTCTAATTCATATACTTTCATACGAATCACAAATATATTTCAATAATTAATTATTTTCACTAAATTTAGGTTGTAATTCCTTTCCTCAAACTCCATTATCATGATAAAAGTCAGAATAATATTGTACTTTTTTAACATCCCATTTAGAAATATCTTTATTGAACTCATTAGCTCCATTGAACATACCAGACATATCAGTTACATTTGAAGTAATCCATCCAGAAATATCCTGATTAAACTCATTAGCTCCATTGAACATACCAGACATATCAGTTACATTTGAAGTAATCCATCCAGAAATATCCTGATTAAACTTATTAGATCCTTTGAACATACCAGACATATCAGTCACATTTGAAGTATTCCAACTTGAAATATTTTGATTAAATTCATAATTATACCAAAACATGTACCTCATATTAGTCACATTTGAAGTATCTCAAGCCTTATATTTTATACCATTTTTTACTATTTCCTTTGTTGAAATATCCTTATTGAAAATAGATCTAGAAAACATGTAACTCATATTAGTCACATTTGAAGTATTCCAACTTGAAATATCCTGATTAAATTTTTGGCTTCAAGAAAACATGTAACTCATGTCAGTTACATTTGAAGTATCCCATTTAGAAATATCTTGATCAAAATTATTGGTTCAATAAAACATGTAACTCATGTTAGTCACATTTGAAGTATTCCAACTTGAAATATCCTGATTAAATTTAGCTGCAAAGCTGAACATACCAGACATATTAGTCACATTTGAAGTATTCCAACTTGAAATATTATGATCAAAATTAGAATAAGAAAACATGTAACTCATGTTAGTCACATTTGAAGTATTCCAACTTGAAATATCCTTATTAAATTTTTGGCTTCAAGAAAACATGTAACTCATGTTAGTCACATTTGAAGTATTCCAACTTGAGATATCCTGATTAAATTCAGTTGCATTATAGAACATATAAGACATATCAGTCACATTTGAAGTATTCCAACTTGAAATATAACTCAAATCAGTATCAAATGAAAAATTATAAAATAAATAACTCAATGATGTTATGTTTTTATTTAATTTTTCTGGGAAATTTATTTTTGTTGAATACTGACTAAAAACAGAATATGCTCGATTTACATCATCAAAGAATATTCCACAAACTTGACCATTGCTATATCAACCAAACTCAATTATTTCAGTTATTTCAATATTTTTTCAATCATCAATACTTGTTCCTCTAAAATCTTTTGAAAGAATTTCATTGTTATCTTTTTCTTTATAAAACATCATTGTTGAATTCAAAGCAGTTTGTATCTTGAATTCACCATTAAATTCTGATGCTCATTTATACTCATCTTGATTTAATTCAATTTTTATTTTGATTTCAAATTCTTTATCCCATTTTTCAGTTCCTAATTTTTCAATTTTAATAGACGGCGGAGGTGTTAATTTTGAATCTACTTTTTCATTAAACACTCTTAAAATTGCTTCTTTAGCTTCTGCCTCATTGTATTCCTGAAGGATAGCTGACTTAAAAGTTTTTTCCATTTCATTTTGATCTATTGTTGAAACTTTTTTAACATTTGCTGTTACTTTAAATTGCCCATCAAAGTTGTCAACATCTCACTTGTAATCAGATTCAAGCACAACTTTAACATTATAGGTTTTATTTTCAAACGCAAAAGTACTTGGTTTACCAACTTGTACACTACTAATTCCTTTAACATCATTAAGTGCTGAATTCAATGCAGCGATAGCTTGTTCATCAGTCATTTGTTTATTTTGAACTGAAGCATCAAGTTTTGACTGAATATCATTTTTTTTAATTTCATATTTTATTGATACTTTGTTTAAATGTTTGAAAGACTGGTATGAAACTATTCCTATAACTACACTTGAAGTTAGAGAAACTACAGCTAATAATTGTAATAATTTTTTCATTTTTTTCTCCTTAATTGTTTAAAAAATATTTTTTTAATCAGTAATTTGATTTTTTACATTCTTCTTGCAATCAATCACTTTTTGGTTAAATCTTTTTAGTTAACTTCTTGTAATTTTTTTGATATTTTTTTAATTGGAATTGCTCTTAATTTATTTGAACATTTTTGTAGCTCATATCTTTTTTCACTTCTTTTGTCTGAATTTTCTATTTAGATATTTGTAATATTGAAAAATTTTTTATATTTTAAAAGTTAATATTAACTTCTTTTAATTCTTATTTTCTTGCTAAAGTAAACTGTGCTACACTTATAGGTGTATATACATAATGCTAACAAAAAAAAAAAAAAAAGCAAATTTTTAAGTGAATTTGCTTTTTCTTTATTTTATTTAAACTTTTTTCTTATATTAAGACTAAAAGCATTACAAAATACTTTGCTTCAGTTTCTAAAATTTTTGCTCAAAATCGAAATTGTGATTTTATATATTATGCTGAAAATATTAAGAAGCTGACAACTACATAATATTAAGTTGAAAATGAATTAAAAAACTTAAACAACTTAATAATACAAAATTTATAAATCAATTACATTTAAAAATATAAATATAAAATATTCCTTACTCGCTGATAGTTCTGATTTTAAACTTAAAGATAAATAACATAAGATTATAAACGTCTTCTCTTTTCTTACATATAAACAAAAGGTCCAACTCATTTAGAATTTTCTCAAAAAATCAGCATTTTTGATTAAAGGTAAATACCTTATTTTAATGTTTTGTGCATAAGTTCTAGCACTTACAAAATCTTGTGGTAATCTTCCAATGCTAATTTAACTAATAAATTAATTTTATCTCTATAAGTTATGCTCAATTACTTCTTTTGCTTTAAAACACAAAATGAATTCATATGTTTTTTAATTTTTTGATACTTTCGTAATTCTTAAATTAACTATTTCCAGCAAATTTAGGTTGTCATTCTTTTTTTCAAATTCCATTATCATGATAAAAGCCAAAATAATTTTTTACTTTTTTAACATCCCACTTAGAAATATCCTGATCAAACACTCAAGCTTCAGAGAACATACCAGACATATCAGTTACATTTGAAGTATCCCATCCAGAAATATCCTGATTAAACGCGCCAGCAGCAGTAAACATACTAGACATATCAGTTACATTTGAAGTATCCCATCCAGAAATATCGTGATTAAACGCGCGAGCACCAAAGAACATACTAGACATATTAGTTACATTTGAAGTATCCCATCCAGAAATATCCTGATCAAACACTCAAGCTTCAGAGAACATACCAGACATATCAGTTACATTTGAAGTATCCCATCCAGAAATATCCTGATTAAACATAGAAGCAGAGCCAAACATATAAGACATATCAGTTACATTTGAAGTATCCCATCCAGAAATATCCTGATTAAACGCGCGAGCACCAAAGAACATACTAGACATATTAGTTACATTTGAAGTATCCCATCCAGAAATATCATGATTAAACGCTGAAGCACTGTAGAACATACCAGACATATCAGTTACTTTGCTTGTATCTCACCCTGAAATATCCTGATTAAACGCGTGAGCATTAGAGAACATATCAGACATATTAGTTACATTTGAAGTATCCCATCCAGAAATATCATGATTAAACATAGAAACTTCAAGGAACATACCAGACATATCAGTTACATTTGAAGTATCCCATCCAGAAATATCATGATTAAACATAGAAGCATAGCTGAACATATCAGACATATTAGTTACTTTGCTTGTATCTCACCCTGAAATATCCTGATTAAACATAGAAGCATAGCTGAACATATCAGACATATTAGTTACTTTGCTTGTATCTCACCCTGAAATATCCTGATCAAAATCAAGAGCATTCTTGAACATACCAGACATATCAGTTACATTTGAAGTATCCCATCCAGAAATATCATGATTAAACATAGAAGCATAGCTGAACATATCAGACATATTAGTTACATTTGAAGTATCCCATCCAGAAATATCATGATTAAACGCGTGAGCACCAAAGAACATACCAGACATATTAGTTACATTTGAAGTATCTCAATTTGAAATATAACTAAAATTAGTAGCAAAAGCAAAATCGTAAAATAAATAACTCAATGATGTTATGTTTTTATTTAATTTTTCTGGAAAAATTATATTTTGTGAATATTGACTAAAAATAGAAGAAACTGATTTGTTATTTTCATCATCAAAGAATATTCCACAAACTTGACCATTGCTATATCAACCAAACTCAATTATTTCAGTTATTTTAATATCTTCTCAATCTTCAATACTTGTTTCTTTAAAATCTTTTGAAAGAATTTCATTCTTTCCCTCCACTTTATAAAACATCATTGTTGAATTTAAAGCAGTTTGTATTTTGAATTCACCACTAAATTCTGATGCTCATTTATATTCATCTTGATTTAATTTAATTTTTATTGTAATTTCAAATTCTTTATCCCATTCTTCAGTGCCTATTTTTTTGAATTCAATAAGCGGAAGAGCTGTTAATTTTGAATCAATTTTTTCATTAAATACTCTTAAAATTGCTTCTTCAGCTTCTTTCTGGTTGTATTCCTGAAGAATACCTGACTTAAAAGCTTTTTCCAATTCATTTTGATCTATTGTAGTAATTTTTTTAACATTTGCTGTTACTTTGAATTGCCCATCAAAGTTGTCAACATCTCATTTGTAGTCAGATTTAAGTACAACTTTAACATTATAAGTTTCATCCTCAAACGCGAAAGTACTTGGCTTATCAACTTCTACACTACTAATTCCTTCAACATCATTAAGTGCTGAATTCAATGCAGCAACAGCTTCCTCATCAGTCATTTGTTTGTTTTGAACTGAAGCATTAAGTATTGACTGAATATCATTTTTTTTAATTTCAGATTTTATTGATACTTTGTTTAAGTGCTTCAGAGATTGATATGAAACAATTCCTGTAACAACACTTGAAGTTAGAGAAACTATAGCTAATAATTGTAATAATTTTTTCATTTTATTCTCCTTTGACTAGTTAAAAAATAATTTTTCTTTTTTAATTTGTAATTTCATTTTTTACATTTTTCATGTAAGTAATTAATTCTCTTTTAGTTAAATCTCTTAAGTTAACTTCTTGTAATTTTTTTGATAAGTTCTTTTCGATTGCAACACTTCTTAATTTATTTGAATATTTTTGTAACTCATATCTTTTTTCACTTATTTTATCTGAACCATCTATTTTAGATCTTTCTGATATTGAAAGTTTTTTATCTTTCTTAAATTCTATTTGATCTTCATTCAATTCTTTTTCATACTTTTCTTCCATTTTTGAAATAAACATTGTTGCTGATACTTCAGAAATTTTAGAGTCTTTTTTAGAATTAATTTTTCTTGCTTTTCCATTTACATTATTTGACTTTTTAATTTCATCTTGTTGTTTAGAAATACTTTTAATTTTTAATATTTTATTATCTTTAAAAAATTCATAAATGATAAAACCAAGAATAAATGCAATACCAACTATTAAAACTCAGTTAAATAGTAAGTCTCAAAAAATTGGAAGCAAAAATATATATCCGCCATTTACACTGTATAATAAATTAAATTCTGAAAAAGACTTTGAACCTATTGGCCCTGTAAAAAAAGAACTTGTTATTTTTCCATTAGCAAACCAACTATGATCTGTTCTGTTTACTAAATTAACTTGTGATTCAAATATTTCTTTTCATTCGCTAGTTCCATTTATAGCTTGATTTATCATTTTAAACATAAATGCTAAAATTAATAAAATAACCATGATTACTAATCAAAAAAAGATATTTTTAAATTTATTCTGTTTTATTTTTATCATTGTTTTCATTTTGTTTCCTCTTTATAATCTTTTATTTATTTTTTGTTGTCAATTTTATCTTTTTTATAAGTTAATAATTAACTTCTTTAAATTCTTATTTTTTAAAATCTAAGTCTTTGTAATAGATTTTTTTTGCTAAAATAGACTACACTACACTACACTTATAAGTGGTTATGTATATCGTAACAAAAAAAAAAAAAAAGCAAATTTTTAAGTGAATTTGCTTTTTTGAATTTAAACTTTAAACTTTTTTCTTATATAAAATCTAAAAGTGTGGCAAAATACTTTTTTCAGTTTTAAAATTTTGTACAAATTGTAACCACAATTTCATATATTATTTTTATTATAATTAAGTTATATAATTAATACTTAAAAATATTTAGAACCAACAATTAGATAATAGCTGTACATGAATTAAAAAATAGCAAACTTTATAATATAAAGAATTATAAATAAGTCTGCATTTTAAAAATACAAAATAAATTATGCTTGACTGGCTGACAGTTCTAATTTTAAACTTGAGATAATTTTAATAATATGATAAAAGACTATAAACGCCTTATCTTTCTCTTACATATATACGAATGGACCAACTCATTTAGAATTTTCTCAAAAATCAGAATTTTTGATTAACGGTAAATAACTAATTTTAATGTTTTGTGCATAAGTTCTAGCACTTACAAAATCTTGTACGTATTCTTCTAAAGCTATTTTAACTAATGAACTAATTTCATTACTATAGTTATACTCAATTGTTTCTTTTACCTTAAATGAAAATAAATAAGATATGATCATTGAAATCAAGCCAATAAAGAATAAAATTGAAAACATTGGTATTTTTCAAACCCAAAGAATAATCTTATCTGTATTTTCGTTTGTTCTTCCACTCATATATCCAAATAAAACACAATTCATTAATAAGCATATACACATTAGTGCCAATGATAAGAATGGAATAGTTACTAATAATCATTTATATCCTCTAACTAAGCCATTTTTTTCATTTATTTTTGATGCAATTCATAGTCTTGAAATAATATAATCAATTTCATAACCTACTGACTCAAATATTTTTTTTGAAATTACTATTTGTTTTTTATTTTTATTTAAGTTTCTAAAAAGATTAATATAATTTTCTGTACTTGCATAAATAATTTCATAATCAGCCAAATTATATATTCTTTTAAACTGCTCTATTATTCTTTCAATTTCCTTTGAACTAATTACATCATTATATGAATTGATCCTTGGTACCTGATAATTGATGTATGCTCTATTAAAATACAACACTGAAAATAGCAACGATATCATTACAATAAAGTTAACTATTAGTAGCATTAAATTTATAACAAATAAACTATCCATTTTATCACCTATAATGATTATAAAAAAAATAACACCTAAGTGTCATAAAAAGATTTTTATTAATTTATTATATTTTCAAGAATTAAATCACTTTTACCTAAATTACATCTTTTGCATAATGTTCATAAATTAGATAAATCAGAATTTCCACCTTTTGCAATAGGAACTTTATGATCAATATGTAGTACAAGTGAACTATCATTTTTCTTTGATTCACCGCAAACTTGACAAGTTAAATTATCTCTATTAAGAATTTGAATGCGAACTCTATCACTGACAAGACTTCTTTCATATTTTCTTCTAAATTCTTCTGAAGATCTTTTAACTTTTTCGTTTTCGACACTTTCTAAGATATCAAATATTTGTTCAAAAGTTTTAATCATATTTTCTTTATAACTATTTCGTCCAGCAGGTGTCACATATTCTTTCGATAAGTTAATGTTAAAATCGATATCTGGTTTAATATAATTAGAAAAATAAATTTCCTTTTCATATTTGTAAAATTTTTTAGGTTTTATTTTTGAAGTCAAAATAACTTCTAAATTTGTTTGAATAAATGATTCACTAATTTCTTTTTCATATTCTTCTTTAAATTGTCTATTAGCTATTATAGTTCCAATAATATTTTTAATTTGAATTTCATTTTCATATAAATAATTGTAACAAGCACTATAAAGTGAGAAATTATCATAAGTTCTTTTTCCATTAAAGTGATTAAATTGAAGCGCTATGTTTTTAGTATTTAGCTCTTTAAATCTTTCTTTATAAAATAAATCAATTTCATTTCTTCTTTTTATTGCTTCACTTAATCCAATTATTTTGTCTCTTATTTTTTTAGTTTTATGAGAAAAATAAGAAGAAATTACTAAGGAAATTACAACTATTAAAATTAAACCTATTAGAAAAAATCCTATAACAAATAAACTATCCATTTTATCACCTATAATGATTATAAAAAAAAATAACACCTAAGTGTCATAAAAAGATTTTTATTAATTAAATAGCTGCATTATGATATACGTTTTGTACATCTTCTAATTCATCAAGTTTGTCCAATAGTGTTTGTAATTGTTGTTTTAATTCAGCATCAGTAACTTCAATATAATCATCAGTTGGAATTAATTTAATT
This is a stretch of genomic DNA from Mesoplasma coleopterae. It encodes these proteins:
- a CDS encoding inorganic diphosphatase; translated protein: MSKNNVLDMIVEIPKGSSNKYEVDAKTGRIILDRVLYGANFYPGEYGMVENTLDWDGDPLDVISLCTYPTMPGVQVSVRILGSIKMIDAGEIDTKLFGVFNDDPRFSSYEKLEDVPQHLRDEIENFFLQYKALQKKSVKINGWGTLEEAIEELHECKERFAEYKDRLEAGERDLILAEWKAKGIGQG
- a CDS encoding BspA family leucine-rich repeat surface protein, with the translated sequence MKKLLQLLAVVSLTSSVVIGIVSYQSFKHLNKVSIKYEIKKNDIQSKLDASVQNKQMTDEQAIAALNSALNDVKGISSVQVGKPSTFAFENKTYNVKVVLESDYKWDVDNFDGQFKVTANVKKVSTIDQNEMEKTFKSAILQEYNEAEAKEAILRVFNEKVDSKLTPPPSIKIEKLGTEKWDKEFEIKIKIELNQDEYKWASEFNGEFKIQTALNSTMMFYKEKDNNEILSKDFRGTSIDDWKNIEITEIIEFGWYSNGQVCGIFFDDVNRAYSVFSQYSTKINFPEKLNKNITSLSYLFYNFSFDTDLSYISSWNTSNVTDMSYMFYNATEFNQDISSWNTSNVTNMSYMFSWSQKFNKDISSWNTSNVTNMSYMFSYSNFDHNISSWNTSNVTNMSGMFSFAAKFNQDISSWNTSNVTNMSYMFYWTNNFDQDISKWDTSNVTDMSYMFSWSQKFNQDISSWNTSNVTNMSYMFSRSIFNKDISTKEIVKNGIKYKAWDTSNVTNMRYMFWYNYEFNQNISSWNTSNVTDMSGMFKGSNKFNQDISGWITSNVTDMSGMFNGANEFNQDISGWITSNVTDMSGMFNGANEFNKDISKWDVKKVQYYSDFYHDNGVWGKELQPKFSENN
- a CDS encoding BspA family leucine-rich repeat surface protein, which gives rise to MKKLLQLLAIVSLTSSVVTGIVSYQSLKHLNKVSIKSEIKKNDIQSILNASVQNKQMTDEEAVAALNSALNDVEGISSVEVDKPSTFAFEDETYNVKVVLKSDYKWDVDNFDGQFKVTANVKKITTIDQNELEKAFKSGILQEYNQKEAEEAILRVFNEKIDSKLTALPLIEFKKIGTEEWDKEFEITIKIKLNQDEYKWASEFSGEFKIQTALNSTMMFYKVEGKNEILSKDFKETSIEDWEDIKITEIIEFGWYSNGQVCGIFFDDENNKSVSSIFSQYSQNIIFPEKLNKNITSLSYLFYDFAFATNFSYISNWDTSNVTNMSGMFFGAHAFNHDISGWDTSNVTNMSDMFSYASMFNHDISGWDTSNVTDMSGMFKNALDFDQDISGWDTSKVTNMSDMFSYASMFNQDISGWDTSKVTNMSDMFSYASMFNHDISGWDTSNVTDMSGMFLEVSMFNHDISGWDTSNVTNMSDMFSNAHAFNQDISGWDTSKVTDMSGMFYSASAFNHDISGWDTSNVTNMSSMFFGARAFNQDISGWDTSNVTDMSYMFGSASMFNQDISGWDTSNVTDMSGMFSEAWVFDQDISGWDTSNVTNMSSMFFGARAFNHDISGWDTSNVTDMSSMFTAAGAFNQDISGWDTSNVTDMSGMFSEAWVFDQDISKWDVKKVKNYFGFYHDNGIWKKEWQPKFAGNS
- a CDS encoding HNH endonuclease, which encodes MDSLFVIGFFLIGLILIVVISLVISSYFSHKTKKIRDKIIGLSEAIKRRNEIDLFYKERFKELNTKNIALQFNHFNGKRTYDNFSLYSACYNYLYENEIQIKNIIGTIIANRQFKEEYEKEISESFIQTNLEVILTSKIKPKKFYKYEKEIYFSNYIKPDIDFNINLSKEYVTPAGRNSYKENMIKTFEQIFDILESVENEKVKRSSEEFRRKYERSLVSDRVRIQILNRDNLTCQVCGESKKNDSSLVLHIDHKVPIAKGGNSDLSNLWTLCKRCNLGKSDLILENIIN